Proteins from a single region of Candidatus Binatia bacterium:
- a CDS encoding enoyl-CoA hydratase-related protein codes for MAEIKLDLTDGIARVTLARPEVRNAFNAELIAQLHDVFTGITAADNIRAVVLAGEGPVFCGGADINWMRASLDLEYEANVGDAERMSDMFRAIDNCPKPVVARVHGAALGGGAGLAAVCDIAIAAEDAIFGFTEVKLGIIPAVISPFVLAKIGASHARALFLTGERFDSRRAQAIALVHEVVPADALDAAVDRCLAELRTAGPSAVAAAKLLVHRVLDNGYDDSRAITTRAIAQQRVSPEGQEGLRAFLERRRASFAGD; via the coding sequence ATGGCCGAGATCAAGCTCGATCTTACCGACGGAATCGCCCGCGTAACGCTCGCCCGGCCGGAAGTGCGCAACGCCTTCAACGCCGAGCTGATCGCGCAACTCCATGACGTCTTCACGGGCATCACGGCGGCGGATAACATCCGTGCCGTCGTGCTCGCCGGCGAGGGCCCGGTCTTTTGCGGCGGGGCCGACATCAACTGGATGCGCGCGTCGCTCGATCTGGAGTATGAGGCGAACGTCGGCGACGCCGAGCGGATGAGCGACATGTTTCGCGCGATCGACAACTGCCCCAAGCCCGTCGTGGCCCGCGTCCACGGCGCCGCGCTTGGCGGGGGCGCGGGTCTGGCGGCGGTCTGCGACATCGCGATCGCGGCAGAGGACGCGATCTTCGGATTCACCGAGGTGAAGCTGGGCATCATCCCCGCCGTGATCTCGCCGTTCGTGCTCGCCAAGATCGGCGCGTCGCACGCGCGCGCGCTGTTTCTCACCGGAGAGCGCTTCGACTCGCGCCGCGCGCAGGCGATCGCCCTCGTTCACGAGGTCGTGCCCGCCGACGCGCTCGACGCTGCCGTCGATCGTTGCCTGGCGGAGTTGCGGACTGCGGGCCCTTCGGCCGTCGCCGCCGCCAAGCTGCTCGTGCACCGCGTGCTCGACAACGGTTACGACGACTCGCGCGCGATCACGACGCGCGCGATCGCGCAGCAGCGCGTCAGCCCCGAGGGCCAGGAAGGGCTGCGCGCCTTCCTCGAGCGGCGCCGCGCCTCGTTCGCCGGTGATTAA
- a CDS encoding cytochrome b/b6 domain-containing protein, translating to MKDARRPAIYRYAFLTRASHWAWVLAFFILVGSGLQIFNASPNLDASDKSDPQRRVLAIGSPADGVGTTTIFGRAFVTTGWLGWTNDGMGSRGAHAFSATLTIPGYQDLAGGRRWHLFFAWVAALCWLAWLISAAIKGNLREMILRPSDLPKLWPMQAYYLKLRKTPPPHGVYNPLQKAAYTAVLFVIAPLVVVTGLALSPGIDAIANPLTVVFGGRQFARLWHFVAMLLLLGFFVIHTFQVATQGVVNQMRSMITGWYQPQ from the coding sequence ATGAAGGACGCCCGCCGCCCCGCGATCTATCGCTACGCGTTTCTGACGCGCGCTAGCCACTGGGCGTGGGTGCTGGCGTTTTTTATACTCGTCGGGAGTGGGCTGCAGATCTTCAACGCGTCGCCGAATTTGGACGCCTCAGATAAGAGCGATCCACAGCGGCGCGTGCTCGCCATCGGGTCGCCGGCGGACGGCGTCGGCACGACGACGATCTTCGGGCGGGCGTTCGTCACCACCGGGTGGCTCGGATGGACGAACGACGGAATGGGGTCACGTGGCGCGCACGCGTTCTCCGCGACGCTCACGATTCCGGGCTACCAGGACCTCGCGGGCGGCCGCCGCTGGCACCTCTTTTTCGCGTGGGTCGCGGCGCTCTGCTGGCTCGCGTGGCTGATCTCGGCCGCGATCAAGGGCAACCTGCGCGAGATGATCTTGCGCCCGAGCGACCTGCCGAAGCTGTGGCCGATGCAGGCGTACTATCTCAAGCTGCGCAAGACGCCGCCGCCGCACGGCGTCTACAATCCTCTGCAGAAGGCGGCCTACACCGCCGTGCTGTTCGTGATCGCGCCGCTGGTCGTCGTCACCGGCCTCGCACTCTCGCCCGGCATCGACGCCATCGCGAATCCGCTGACGGTCGTGTTCGGCGGGCGGCAGTTCGCGCGGCTGTGGCACTTCGTGGCCATGCTGCTCTTGCTCGGATTCTTCGTTATCCACACGTTCCAGGTGGCTACGCAGGGCGTCGTCAACCAGATGCGTTCGATGATCACCGGCTGGTACCAACCGCAATGA
- a CDS encoding acetyl-CoA carboxylase biotin carboxylase subunit, with protein sequence MIKRLLIANRGEIAVRVARAAREMDVVPLGIYSQADVNAYHLQFMDEAQCVGPATAAESYLDAEAIVGAALAMKADALHPGYGFLSERAAFARAVRDAGILFVGPTPEAMAAMGSKIEAKRRVREFGVPTVPGYDGDDQSAAGLREQAERIGFPLLIKASAGGGGRGMRIVESAARFTEALEAAKREALAAFGDDTVLLERYLRSPRHIEFQILADAHGTTLHLGERECSIQRRHQKVVEEAPSVALTPALRAEMGAAAVRAAESVGYVNAGTCEFMLDADGAYYFLEMNARLQVEHPVTEIVYGIDLVHWQLRIASGERLTLAQPDVRPRGWAIEARLYAEDPANDLLPSTGTIERWSPPEGPGVRVDAGVTAGSEVTHYYDPMLAKLIAYGDDRAAAIARLERALEESSVDGVATNLPLLLWIARDAAFHAGETTTRFLDERLDESIFSPRAAPDAAVLLCAGALLIDGRAPWRVADAGIPIRLEHAGGAVELAADATDRPGVWRISGDRSGELQAARHGAAVQARFNGDAIAGAVTYAGDAFTVHLDGRAWPFTFAPPPSSDGEGGGHAAVAGAHVAAPMPGKIVKVAVREGDNVDEHALLVVLEAMKMEHRIEAPAAAVVKSVMVEEGQIVSAGTPLLQLS encoded by the coding sequence GTGATTAAGCGGCTACTGATCGCCAATCGCGGCGAGATCGCCGTCCGCGTGGCGCGCGCGGCGCGCGAGATGGACGTCGTTCCGCTCGGCATCTACTCGCAGGCCGACGTTAACGCGTACCACTTGCAGTTCATGGACGAGGCGCAATGCGTCGGGCCGGCAACCGCTGCGGAGTCATACCTCGACGCAGAGGCGATCGTAGGTGCGGCGCTCGCAATGAAGGCGGATGCGCTGCATCCGGGATATGGATTCCTCTCCGAGCGCGCGGCCTTCGCGCGAGCCGTCCGCGATGCGGGCATCCTCTTCGTCGGTCCGACGCCCGAGGCGATGGCCGCGATGGGCAGCAAGATCGAGGCCAAGCGCCGCGTGCGCGAGTTCGGCGTGCCGACTGTTCCCGGCTACGACGGCGACGACCAGTCGGCTGCGGGGCTGCGCGAACAGGCCGAGCGAATTGGCTTTCCTCTCCTGATCAAGGCCAGCGCCGGAGGCGGCGGCCGCGGGATGCGGATCGTCGAATCCGCCGCGCGGTTCACGGAGGCGCTGGAAGCCGCGAAGCGCGAGGCGCTCGCCGCATTCGGCGACGACACGGTGCTGCTCGAGCGCTATCTGCGCAGCCCGCGGCACATCGAGTTCCAGATTCTCGCGGACGCGCACGGCACGACGCTCCATCTCGGCGAGCGCGAGTGCTCGATTCAGCGGCGCCATCAAAAGGTCGTCGAGGAGGCGCCATCGGTGGCGCTCACGCCGGCGCTGCGGGCAGAGATGGGCGCTGCGGCCGTTCGCGCCGCCGAATCGGTCGGCTACGTGAACGCCGGCACGTGCGAGTTCATGCTCGATGCCGACGGAGCGTACTACTTTCTCGAGATGAACGCACGGCTGCAAGTGGAGCATCCGGTGACGGAGATCGTGTACGGAATCGACCTCGTGCACTGGCAGCTGCGCATCGCGAGCGGCGAGCGGTTGACGCTCGCGCAGCCCGACGTGCGCCCGCGCGGCTGGGCGATCGAGGCGCGCCTATACGCGGAGGATCCGGCGAACGATCTGCTGCCTTCCACGGGCACGATCGAGCGCTGGTCGCCGCCGGAAGGCCCGGGCGTGCGCGTGGACGCGGGCGTGACCGCGGGCAGCGAGGTGACGCACTACTACGATCCGATGCTCGCCAAACTTATCGCCTACGGCGACGATCGCGCCGCGGCGATCGCGCGACTGGAGCGCGCGCTAGAGGAGAGCTCCGTCGACGGCGTCGCGACGAATTTGCCGCTGCTGCTGTGGATCGCACGTGACGCCGCGTTCCACGCCGGCGAAACCACGACGCGATTCCTCGACGAGCGCTTAGACGAATCGATCTTCTCGCCTAGGGCCGCGCCCGACGCTGCGGTGCTTCTCTGCGCCGGCGCGCTGCTGATCGACGGCCGCGCGCCATGGCGCGTGGCGGACGCCGGGATACCAATTCGTCTGGAACACGCCGGCGGTGCGGTCGAGCTGGCAGCTGACGCTACGGACCGGCCGGGCGTGTGGCGCATCTCGGGCGACCGCAGCGGGGAGCTGCAGGCCGCACGTCACGGAGCCGCCGTGCAGGCGCGCTTCAACGGCGACGCCATCGCGGGCGCCGTGACGTACGCCGGCGACGCCTTTACCGTGCATCTCGACGGACGCGCCTGGCCGTTTACGTTTGCGCCCCCGCCCTCGTCGGACGGCGAAGGCGGCGGGCATGCGGCGGTCGCGGGAGCGCACGTCGCCGCGCCGATGCCGGGCAAGATCGTCAAGGTCGCCGTGCGCGAGGGCGACAACGTCGACGAGCACGCGCTGCTCGTCGTGCTCGAGGCGATGAAAATGGAGCACCGCATCGAAGCGCCGGCCGCCGCGGTTGTGAAGTCCGTAATGGTCGAGGAGGGCCAAATCGTCTCCGCCGGCACGCCGCTACTGCAACTATCGTGA
- a CDS encoding MarC family protein, translated as MLTGQLGEAFYVFVTLMAMLNPIEAAAAFATLTEGRSPREQAQIARRASTVAAIILIGFAFAGEALLSAVGVELGAFKIAGGLLLLKVGFDMVYAEKTDTQTADSAKPVTDPSVFPLAIPIITGPGSLTLAVALVKPGPGHQLHSGVFVIIALVVVGITYLAMRGAQKITAWLGKTGVDAVGRIFGIIIAAIAVQLIVNGVAGLTNLKIR; from the coding sequence ATGCTAACCGGACAGCTGGGCGAGGCGTTCTACGTCTTCGTCACCCTGATGGCGATGCTCAATCCGATCGAGGCGGCGGCGGCGTTCGCCACCCTCACCGAGGGGCGCTCTCCGCGCGAGCAGGCGCAGATCGCGCGGCGCGCCTCGACCGTCGCCGCCATCATATTGATCGGCTTCGCCTTCGCGGGCGAGGCGCTACTCAGCGCGGTTGGCGTGGAGCTCGGCGCCTTCAAGATCGCCGGCGGCTTGCTGTTGCTCAAAGTCGGATTCGACATGGTCTACGCCGAGAAGACCGACACTCAGACCGCCGACTCCGCGAAACCCGTCACCGATCCCTCGGTGTTTCCGCTGGCGATTCCGATCATTACCGGCCCGGGCTCGCTGACTCTCGCCGTCGCGCTCGTGAAGCCGGGTCCGGGGCATCAGCTCCACAGCGGCGTCTTCGTGATCATTGCGCTCGTCGTCGTCGGGATCACATATCTGGCCATGCGCGGAGCGCAGAAGATCACGGCGTGGCTCGGCAAGACCGGCGTGGACGCCGTCGGCAGAATCTTCGGGATCATCATCGCCGCGATCGCGGTGCAGCTCATCGTCAACGGCGTCGCCGGGCTCACGAATCTGAAGATTCGCTAG
- a CDS encoding molybdopterin-dependent oxidoreductase, protein MTMKRRLFIASTISAFAGCGPLSSGLSQNSAFMRGLASVEGLNHGLIGTRGLAREYSERDVDRAFRVNGFATPSDARYASLLAGAFASYRLVVDGAVARPQTFTLARLARMPQQTQITRHDCVEGWSAIGKWSGVRLVDVLDAVGPLADARFAVFRCMDNDGAGNLYYESLDMHQARHPQALLALRLNDAPLDADHGAPVRLRVPTQLGYKSAKWIARIEVVGSFARIAGGRGGYWEDQGYEWYAGI, encoded by the coding sequence ATGACAATGAAGCGGCGGCTCTTCATCGCCTCGACGATCTCAGCGTTCGCCGGATGCGGTCCCCTCAGCTCGGGTCTCAGCCAGAATAGCGCGTTCATGCGGGGCCTCGCCTCGGTCGAGGGCCTGAACCACGGCCTGATCGGCACGCGCGGCCTCGCGCGTGAGTACTCGGAGCGCGACGTCGACCGCGCCTTTCGCGTGAACGGGTTTGCGACGCCCTCGGACGCGCGCTACGCGAGTCTGCTGGCCGGTGCGTTCGCGTCGTATCGTCTCGTCGTCGACGGTGCGGTAGCACGCCCCCAGACGTTCACGCTCGCGCGGCTCGCGCGCATGCCGCAGCAGACGCAGATTACGCGGCACGATTGCGTCGAAGGGTGGAGCGCGATTGGGAAGTGGAGCGGCGTTCGCCTCGTCGACGTGCTCGACGCCGTGGGCCCGCTTGCCGACGCACGGTTCGCCGTCTTTCGCTGCATGGACAACGACGGTGCCGGCAACCTCTACTACGAGAGCCTCGACATGCACCAGGCGCGCCATCCGCAGGCGCTGCTTGCTCTGCGCCTCAACGACGCCCCGCTGGATGCGGATCACGGAGCCCCCGTACGGCTGCGCGTACCGACGCAGCTCGGCTACAAGAGCGCGAAATGGATCGCGCGCATCGAGGTCGTCGGGAGCTTCGCGCGGATCGCCGGCGGTCGGGGCGGCTACTGGGAGGACCAAGGCTACGAGTGGTACGCGGGCATCTGA
- a CDS encoding amidohydrolase family protein, whose amino-acid sequence MIVRAGVLYDGTLEPPKRNVDVIVEDGRVKEIRAAQGPCELEATCVTPGLVNAHAHLEGSGEPDMMGMIQTTTPNQRLLRAVENACKSIKAGVTTIRDVGSSNRIAPDVHEAIEEGRIPGPRMRAAGAVLCMTGGHGWPIGRAVDSPWEARKAVREQMWGGADCIKLIATGGVLTKGAVPGNAQLAPDELSAAIEEAHRHGLRVAAHAIGTQGIKNALRAGIDSIEHGTMLDDECIALFKERGVYLVPTLSAPTCIMAHLEDGHQPRYIVEKARGLNEVMLKNIRHAYESGVLIAGGSDAGTPYNYHENYAQEVELMWALLGMTPQQALHAATNVAAELVGLHRGLLAIGEPADALLLRGDAGEDVRALRDPQLVLKAGLIQ is encoded by the coding sequence ATGATCGTCCGAGCCGGTGTCCTATATGACGGCACTCTGGAGCCGCCCAAGCGCAATGTGGACGTGATCGTCGAGGACGGCCGCGTCAAGGAAATTCGCGCGGCGCAGGGGCCGTGCGAGCTCGAGGCCACCTGCGTCACCCCGGGTCTGGTCAACGCGCACGCCCATCTAGAAGGCAGCGGCGAGCCGGACATGATGGGCATGATCCAGACGACGACGCCCAACCAGCGGCTGCTGCGCGCCGTCGAGAACGCATGCAAGTCGATCAAGGCCGGCGTCACGACGATACGCGACGTCGGCAGCTCCAACCGCATCGCGCCCGACGTGCATGAAGCCATCGAGGAGGGACGCATTCCGGGACCGCGCATGCGCGCGGCCGGCGCGGTGCTGTGCATGACCGGCGGGCACGGATGGCCGATCGGACGCGCGGTCGATTCGCCGTGGGAGGCGCGCAAAGCGGTGCGCGAGCAGATGTGGGGCGGCGCGGATTGCATCAAGCTGATCGCGACCGGCGGCGTGCTAACGAAGGGCGCGGTTCCAGGCAACGCGCAGCTCGCCCCCGACGAGCTCTCCGCGGCGATCGAAGAGGCGCATCGGCACGGGCTGCGCGTGGCGGCCCATGCGATCGGGACGCAGGGCATCAAGAACGCGCTGCGCGCCGGCATCGATTCGATCGAGCACGGCACCATGCTCGACGACGAGTGCATCGCGCTCTTTAAGGAGCGCGGCGTCTATCTCGTTCCCACGCTGAGTGCGCCGACGTGCATCATGGCCCACCTCGAGGATGGACACCAGCCGCGCTACATCGTCGAGAAGGCGCGCGGGTTGAACGAGGTGATGCTGAAGAATATCCGCCACGCCTACGAAAGCGGCGTGCTCATCGCCGGCGGTTCCGACGCCGGAACGCCGTACAACTACCACGAGAATTACGCGCAGGAGGTCGAGCTGATGTGGGCGCTGCTCGGGATGACGCCGCAGCAGGCGCTGCACGCGGCGACCAACGTCGCGGCCGAGCTCGTCGGCCTGCACCGCGGGCTGCTCGCGATCGGCGAGCCGGCCGACGCGCTGCTGCTGCGCGGCGACGCCGGCGAGGACGTGCGCGCGCTGCGCGACCCCCAGCTCGTCCTCAAAGCCGGCCTGATTCAGTAG
- a CDS encoding histidine-type phosphatase, translating to MNALRLIAFFVAAIVVCGLAPVRSAAAPSSSDLGMVVVVSRHGVRSPTHPAELNPYARQPWPAWSGQPGNLTERGALLMRQFGAYYRRVYGGMLGAAASGCPRSGSVFVWADVDQRTKATGDAIAQGLAPHCAIAVGHALGDPDPLFDPLPGVGVVNKAESKDSILGSVGGNFGGLLTAYGSAFATMEDVLGCAAPATCKRMTDVPTTVANDGDGGLAGLSGGLDMAADVGENLLLEYTDGHPDVGWGRVDHAKLLELLQLHILGKRLEHNSYAARAHSSNIMAHILQTLEEGATGHAVAGTRVPPGARFVFFSGHDTQLAEFSALLRLSWLIEGDQLNDTPPGSALVFELHRPSNGTAYVRTYFVAQTLDAMRAGQGENPVRVPVYVPGCPSLDCPFAKFTSVVKSSIDPRFVSKW from the coding sequence ATGAATGCATTGCGTCTCATCGCGTTTTTTGTTGCCGCTATCGTAGTCTGCGGTCTCGCGCCGGTTCGCTCGGCGGCCGCGCCGTCGTCCTCCGACCTCGGGATGGTCGTGGTGGTCAGCCGCCACGGCGTTCGCTCGCCCACGCATCCCGCCGAGCTCAACCCGTATGCGCGTCAGCCCTGGCCCGCGTGGAGCGGTCAGCCCGGGAACCTGACCGAGCGCGGCGCACTGTTGATGCGCCAGTTCGGCGCGTATTATCGCCGCGTCTACGGTGGGATGCTCGGAGCCGCCGCGAGCGGCTGCCCGCGCAGCGGCTCGGTGTTCGTGTGGGCCGACGTCGATCAACGCACTAAGGCAACCGGCGACGCCATCGCCCAAGGGCTCGCGCCGCACTGCGCTATCGCGGTCGGCCACGCTCTGGGCGATCCCGACCCGCTGTTCGATCCGCTGCCCGGCGTGGGCGTCGTGAACAAGGCGGAGTCGAAGGATTCTATCCTCGGATCGGTTGGCGGAAACTTTGGCGGCTTGCTCACGGCCTATGGTTCCGCGTTCGCGACTATGGAAGACGTGCTGGGCTGCGCCGCGCCGGCGACGTGCAAGCGCATGACCGACGTACCGACCACCGTCGCCAACGACGGCGACGGCGGACTGGCAGGCCTTTCGGGCGGGCTCGACATGGCCGCCGACGTCGGCGAGAATCTCTTGCTCGAATACACCGACGGTCACCCTGACGTCGGATGGGGGCGCGTGGATCACGCCAAACTCCTCGAGCTGCTCCAGTTGCACATCCTGGGCAAGCGCCTCGAGCACAACAGCTACGCCGCGCGCGCGCACTCGTCGAACATCATGGCGCACATCCTGCAGACGCTCGAAGAAGGAGCGACGGGCCACGCCGTGGCCGGCACCCGCGTGCCGCCCGGCGCGCGGTTCGTCTTTTTCTCGGGACACGACACGCAGCTCGCGGAGTTCTCCGCCCTGCTGCGGCTGTCGTGGCTGATCGAGGGCGACCAGCTCAACGACACGCCGCCCGGCAGCGCGCTCGTCTTCGAGCTGCATCGCCCGTCGAACGGCACCGCATACGTGCGCACCTACTTCGTCGCGCAGACGCTCGATGCGATGCGCGCGGGTCAGGGTGAGAATCCGGTGCGCGTGCCCGTCTACGTTCCCGGCTGCCCGAGCCTCGATTGTCCGTTCGCGAAGTTCACCAGCGTGGTCAAATCCTCGATCGACCCGCGTTTCGTATCTAAGTGGTGA
- a CDS encoding glycosyltransferase family 4 protein, with amino-acid sequence MDLQGKRLAVLAAISWPAPPPGYGPWEQVAFNVADGMRKRGLDVTLFATGNSHFDGRLVAVVPVGLNEDPALNGEVFTALHIAELFRRAGEFDLIHNHLDWKPLTYALSSDAPPLVTTIHGFSSPQILAAYYAGAERSFFCSISNADRDPGLEYLATTYNGVDPAQFTYRDRPGDYLAFLGRFHPEKGTHLAIEIARRAGVRLKMAAIPHDEAYFREQVAPHIDGDRVQFLGAVEREGRNELLSNALALVHMTTRPERFGLTTIEAMACGTPVLAARMGSMPEIVVDGVTGFLCDGVADAVEKVPRLASLDRRACRAHVEREFSLDRMIDRYLPAYAKALELRLPPPPGESLLEMRRHDWWDRPMAYTEIPPRPENLEFL; translated from the coding sequence GTGGACCTGCAGGGAAAGCGGCTCGCCGTTCTGGCGGCGATTTCGTGGCCCGCGCCGCCGCCGGGCTACGGACCCTGGGAGCAGGTCGCGTTCAACGTCGCGGACGGCATGCGCAAGCGCGGCCTCGACGTCACGCTCTTCGCGACAGGGAACTCGCACTTCGACGGCCGGCTCGTCGCGGTCGTCCCCGTCGGGCTGAACGAGGACCCAGCGCTCAACGGGGAAGTCTTCACGGCGCTGCACATTGCGGAGCTGTTTCGGCGCGCCGGCGAGTTCGATCTCATTCACAATCACCTCGACTGGAAACCGCTGACATACGCGCTGAGTTCGGACGCTCCACCGCTGGTCACGACGATCCACGGTTTCTCCTCGCCGCAGATATTGGCGGCATACTACGCGGGGGCGGAGAGAAGTTTTTTCTGCTCGATTTCGAACGCCGACCGCGACCCCGGGCTCGAGTATCTGGCCACGACCTACAACGGCGTCGATCCCGCGCAGTTCACTTATCGCGACCGGCCCGGTGACTATCTCGCGTTTCTCGGGCGCTTCCACCCCGAGAAGGGCACGCATCTCGCGATCGAGATCGCCAGGCGCGCCGGCGTCCGGCTGAAGATGGCGGCCATCCCGCATGACGAGGCGTACTTCCGGGAGCAGGTGGCGCCGCACATCGACGGCGATCGCGTGCAATTCCTCGGCGCGGTCGAGCGCGAAGGCCGCAACGAGCTGCTGAGCAACGCGCTCGCGCTCGTTCACATGACCACGCGCCCGGAGCGATTCGGGCTCACGACGATCGAGGCGATGGCCTGCGGAACGCCCGTGCTCGCGGCGCGCATGGGATCGATGCCCGAGATCGTCGTGGACGGCGTCACCGGTTTCTTGTGCGACGGCGTCGCGGACGCGGTGGAGAAGGTTCCGCGCTTGGCCTCGCTTGATCGTCGCGCCTGCCGCGCGCACGTAGAGCGCGAGTTCAGCCTCGATCGGATGATCGACCGCTATCTCCCGGCATACGCGAAGGCACTCGAGCTGCGCCTGCCGCCGCCGCCCGGCGAATCGCTTCTCGAGATGCGCCGGCACGACTGGTGGGATCGCCCGATGGCGTACACGGAGATCCCGCCTAGACCTGAGAACCTCGAATTTTTATGA
- a CDS encoding hydroxymethylglutaryl-CoA lyase, which translates to MVTLPKRVTIFEMGARDGLQNESARISTGDKVRYIDLLSQTGLRWIEATSFVSPKAIPQLADAAEVFSRIHKAPGVRYPVLVPNVKGYERARAVGADAIAVFTAASENFTKRNINMTIDDSLEAFRDVVRVAKQSSVWVRGYVSTAFGSPFGDAVTPQMVLDVSVKLMELGCDELSIGDTIGVGVPSQVETLVPLLATRIPLDRIALHFHDTRGTALANVYAGLQQGVAKFDSSSGGLGGCPYAPGATGNVGTEDVLYLLHQMGIETGVDIAKVRDASRFIAGVIDHALTSKAYQAMEAAITT; encoded by the coding sequence ATCGTGACGCTACCAAAACGCGTCACCATCTTCGAGATGGGCGCGCGCGACGGGCTGCAAAACGAGAGCGCGCGCATCTCGACCGGCGACAAGGTGCGCTACATCGATCTGCTCTCGCAGACCGGGCTGCGCTGGATCGAGGCCACGTCGTTCGTCAGCCCAAAGGCGATTCCGCAGCTCGCCGACGCGGCGGAGGTGTTCTCGCGAATCCACAAGGCGCCGGGTGTGCGCTATCCGGTGCTCGTTCCCAACGTCAAGGGCTACGAGCGCGCCCGCGCCGTGGGCGCCGATGCGATCGCGGTCTTCACGGCGGCCTCGGAAAACTTCACGAAGCGCAACATCAACATGACGATCGACGATTCGCTGGAGGCATTTCGCGACGTGGTTCGGGTGGCGAAGCAGAGCAGCGTGTGGGTGCGCGGTTACGTCTCGACGGCGTTCGGCTCGCCGTTCGGCGACGCGGTCACGCCGCAAATGGTGCTCGACGTGAGCGTGAAGCTGATGGAACTCGGCTGCGACGAGCTCTCGATCGGCGACACGATCGGCGTCGGCGTGCCCAGCCAGGTGGAAACACTCGTCCCGCTGCTCGCGACGCGCATCCCGCTCGACCGCATCGCGTTGCACTTCCACGACACGCGCGGCACTGCGCTCGCCAACGTCTACGCCGGGCTGCAGCAAGGCGTAGCTAAATTCGATTCCTCTTCAGGTGGCCTCGGCGGTTGTCCGTACGCTCCCGGCGCGACCGGCAACGTCGGCACCGAAGACGTGCTCTACCTCCTCCATCAGATGGGCATCGAGACCGGCGTCGATATTGCGAAGGTGCGCGACGCGTCGCGCTTCATCGCCGGCGTCATCGATCACGCGCTGACGAGCAAAGCCTACCAAGCAATGGAAGCAGCGATCACCACTTAG
- a CDS encoding alkaline phosphatase family protein, translating into MLPATPIAHVIVLVQENRTFDNLFASSIIANGGPYPGANTSQVATVDGKPIRLRPVPFEYPADPRHNHVSLVGEWDRGKMDGFASDFVTTVLGFPKAPPDFPYAYLPDSETTLYHMLAARYALADENFATRLIPTFPSHYALATGEPRIAGNPNDSIWGCDAKAGTTVPLFGLGEAMIRPGVFPCFDQPTIGDLLDAAHVSWRYYTGAYNDSSDPAVNIYDAFRKIRYGPDWERNVITPSGTILSDIQNCRLPQVSFVMPNWLDSDHAGNLSGGGPGWVGSIYLAIVQSQHTACNYYKDSALILTWDDSGGWYDHVPPPPGPDGTSWGFRIPIIVMSAWARSSYDPSRPRALPYVSHTRRESTSIVKFIETTFNLGTLGQRDATDDDLHDMFDFARTSPVPSYSEMSMQRMIHRTRFDLAAAESNDHPVDDDR; encoded by the coding sequence ATGCTACCGGCGACGCCGATCGCGCACGTCATCGTGCTGGTTCAGGAGAACCGCACGTTCGACAACCTCTTCGCCTCGTCGATCATCGCGAACGGCGGGCCTTACCCCGGCGCGAACACGTCGCAGGTGGCGACGGTCGACGGCAAACCCATTCGGCTGCGACCGGTGCCGTTCGAGTACCCCGCCGACCCGCGGCACAATCACGTGTCGCTCGTCGGCGAGTGGGATCGCGGCAAGATGGACGGCTTCGCGAGCGACTTCGTGACGACGGTCCTCGGATTTCCGAAGGCTCCGCCCGATTTTCCGTATGCCTATCTGCCGGACTCCGAGACGACGCTCTATCACATGCTCGCGGCGCGCTACGCCCTGGCGGACGAAAACTTCGCTACCCGTCTGATCCCGACGTTTCCGAGCCATTACGCGCTCGCGACTGGGGAGCCGCGCATCGCGGGCAATCCCAACGACTCGATCTGGGGCTGCGATGCGAAAGCCGGCACGACCGTTCCGCTCTTCGGGCTCGGCGAGGCGATGATTCGGCCTGGCGTGTTTCCGTGCTTCGATCAGCCCACGATCGGCGATCTGCTGGATGCAGCGCACGTCAGCTGGAGATACTACACGGGCGCGTACAACGATAGCAGCGATCCCGCAGTGAACATTTACGACGCGTTTCGAAAGATCCGCTACGGACCGGATTGGGAGCGCAACGTGATCACGCCCTCCGGCACGATCCTCAGCGACATCCAAAACTGCCGCCTGCCGCAGGTGTCGTTCGTAATGCCGAACTGGCTCGACTCCGATCACGCCGGCAACTTGAGCGGCGGCGGCCCGGGCTGGGTCGGATCGATCTATCTCGCGATCGTGCAGAGCCAGCACACGGCGTGCAACTATTACAAGGACAGCGCGCTGATCCTTACGTGGGACGACTCGGGCGGGTGGTACGATCACGTCCCGCCGCCCCCCGGCCCGGACGGCACGAGCTGGGGCTTTAGGATTCCCATCATCGTGATGTCGGCCTGGGCGCGCTCGAGCTACGATCCGAGCCGGCCGCGCGCGCTGCCGTATGTGTCGCACACGCGCCGCGAGTCGACCTCGATCGTGAAGTTCATCGAGACGACCTTCAACCTCGGCACGCTCGGGCAGCGCGACGCAACCGACGACGATCTGCACGACATGTTCGACTTCGCGCGCACGTCGCCGGTGCCGTCGTATTCCGAGATGTCGATGCAGCGGATGATTCACCGCACGCGCTTCGACCTCGCGGCAGCCGAGAGCAACGATCACCCGGTCGACGACGATCGCTAG